Proteins co-encoded in one Metabacillus sp. KUDC1714 genomic window:
- a CDS encoding carbohydrate ABC transporter permease, whose amino-acid sequence MLPTSKSTSQELAIPVKRQNKLVKFLNSKKVVPYIFVSPFILSFLLFSLYPSIKAIIMSFQQVLPGQTTFIGVSNYSRVFNPTFLKALSNTSIYVILTVIILVITPIVLAVLLDSKIVKFKTFFRASLFLPALASTIVSGMVFRLMFGETDTAAANQIMNWLGLGSVDWRYNAWSGMFLMVLLCSWRWMGVNILYFLAALQNVPKELYEAAEIDGASTIKKFYYVTLPFLKPVTIFVTTISVIHGFRMFEESFVFWEAGSPGNIGLTVVGYLYQQGIQQNDMGFGAAIGVVLMLIIFVVSFIQLILTGAFKKEDA is encoded by the coding sequence ATGTTACCTACGTCAAAGAGTACATCCCAAGAACTTGCTATACCGGTTAAAAGACAAAATAAATTGGTTAAATTTCTAAATTCGAAAAAGGTAGTGCCTTATATATTTGTTTCTCCTTTTATTCTTTCTTTTCTACTGTTTTCTTTATATCCATCTATTAAAGCAATTATTATGAGTTTTCAACAAGTACTCCCTGGACAAACGACATTTATAGGGGTATCCAACTACTCGAGGGTTTTTAATCCAACATTTTTAAAAGCGCTATCAAATACATCCATTTACGTTATACTAACCGTCATCATTTTAGTGATAACACCAATTGTTCTAGCTGTGTTGTTAGATTCTAAAATTGTAAAATTTAAGACGTTTTTCCGTGCATCGTTGTTTTTACCTGCATTAGCATCAACAATCGTATCTGGTATGGTCTTCAGACTAATGTTTGGCGAAACGGATACTGCAGCGGCCAATCAAATAATGAACTGGTTAGGATTGGGATCAGTTGATTGGAGATACAATGCATGGTCGGGAATGTTTTTAATGGTCCTACTTTGCTCTTGGAGATGGATGGGTGTTAACATTCTTTATTTCTTAGCTGCACTTCAGAATGTACCAAAGGAATTATATGAAGCAGCAGAAATAGATGGAGCATCAACAATTAAGAAATTCTACTATGTAACTTTACCATTCTTAAAGCCTGTTACGATCTTTGTTACGACAATTTCAGTTATCCATGGATTTAGAATGTTTGAAGAAAGCTTCGTGTTCTGGGAAGCTGGTTCACCAGGAAATATTGGGCTAACAGTCGTTGGATATTTATATCAACAAGGTATTCAACAAAATGATATGGGATTTGGTGCTGCAATCGGAGTTGTCTTGATGCTAATCATATTTGTTGTTAGCTTCATTCAGTTAATTTTAACTGGAGCATTTAAAAAGGAGGATGCATAA
- a CDS encoding carbohydrate ABC transporter permease: MKKEKNSLLVWVANISFIIISFIALFPILNLLISSFRPSSELMRNGISLVFDPSTLSLNNYTYIITQGGNYWSWFINSLSISAITIILSLFFSSMVGYALALYDFKGRNLVFGFVLFILMVPFEILMLPLFQLMINMNLINTYTAVILPAVVAPVAVFFFRQYAIGLPKELMDAARIDGASEYGIFFKIMLPLMAPSMAAMAILQGLGSWNNFLWPLIVLRSNDMFTLPIGLATLLTPYGNNYDILIAGSVMTIVPIIILFIFFQRYFVAGLTVGGVKG, encoded by the coding sequence ATGAAAAAGGAAAAAAATTCTCTTTTAGTTTGGGTTGCTAACATAAGTTTTATCATCATTTCATTTATTGCATTATTCCCAATATTAAATTTATTAATCTCGTCATTTAGGCCTTCCTCGGAATTAATGCGTAATGGAATTAGTTTAGTATTTGATCCTAGTACGTTAAGCCTTAATAACTATACGTACATCATTACTCAAGGCGGTAATTACTGGAGTTGGTTTATTAACAGCTTATCCATTTCAGCTATTACCATTATCTTATCGTTGTTCTTCTCTTCAATGGTAGGATATGCATTGGCATTATATGATTTTAAAGGAAGAAATCTTGTCTTTGGATTTGTTCTCTTTATCTTAATGGTTCCATTTGAAATACTCATGCTACCGTTATTTCAATTAATGATCAATATGAACTTAATTAACACCTACACAGCTGTTATTCTACCAGCAGTCGTTGCACCAGTTGCCGTTTTCTTTTTCCGACAATATGCAATTGGTCTTCCAAAAGAATTAATGGATGCAGCTAGAATTGATGGTGCATCTGAATACGGAATTTTCTTTAAAATTATGTTACCACTCATGGCACCATCAATGGCAGCTATGGCAATTCTTCAAGGGTTGGGGAGCTGGAATAACTTCTTGTGGCCATTAATTGTTTTAAGATCAAACGATATGTTTACATTACCTATTGGTTTAGCAACCTTATTAACACCGTATGGGAATAACTACGATATATTAATCGCTGGTTCAGTAATGACAATCGTACCAATTATCATCCTTTTTATCTTCTTCCAACGATATTTTGTAGCTGGACTTACTGTTGGTGGAGTGAAAGGTTAA
- a CDS encoding YesL family protein: MNGKQIVTKLDYILQWISRLVILNVLWIFFSILGLFVAGIFPATAALLGVARKWIMGEHEIKIWNTFKQIYRQEFASANIIGWILSIAGIILFINYQLISNSTSDLFFVIPFAFYFIVFFYTILLIWAFPLLVHYKATWRQHIKNAIIIGLSKIHYTIMCGLVIVSIIYFSLSYPGLIPFFTFSAIGCGSMFFSLRIFNKMDQGLNSQLVDNR; the protein is encoded by the coding sequence ATGAATGGAAAACAGATTGTAACAAAACTAGATTATATCCTTCAGTGGATTTCACGCCTTGTCATCTTAAATGTATTATGGATTTTCTTTTCAATCCTTGGCTTATTTGTAGCTGGTATATTTCCAGCTACGGCTGCCCTATTAGGAGTAGCTCGGAAATGGATCATGGGAGAACATGAGATAAAAATTTGGAATACATTTAAGCAAATATATCGGCAGGAATTTGCCTCTGCCAATATTATAGGATGGATTTTATCTATCGCTGGTATCATCCTTTTTATCAATTATCAATTGATCAGCAATTCGACAAGTGACCTGTTTTTTGTTATCCCATTTGCGTTTTACTTCATTGTGTTTTTCTATACAATTCTCTTAATCTGGGCTTTTCCATTACTAGTCCATTACAAGGCTACATGGAGACAACATATTAAAAATGCGATCATTATCGGATTATCCAAAATTCATTATACGATTATGTGTGGGTTGGTGATTGTTTCTATCATCTATTTTTCCCTTAGTTATCCAGGTCTTATCCCATTTTTCACATTTAGTGCAATTGGATGTGGGTCTATGTTTTTTTCATTGCGAATATTCAATAAAATGGATCAAGGGTTAAATAGTCAACTAGTAGATAATCGGTAA